One region of Clostridiales bacterium genomic DNA includes:
- a CDS encoding extracellular solute-binding protein produces the protein MKRAAKIYTALIFVFLFAPIVILLVFSFNEAKSLSVFSGFSLKWYQELFRDGETLNALKNTLILAVIASVVSTAMGTAAAVGMNRMRNKYLRAALDTATDIPMMNPDIITGISLMLMFVFFGRLLGTSTSLGFWSMLAAHITFCLPYVIMQVLPKLQQMDRSLPEAAMDLGCTPVRAFFRVEVPEILPGIITGMIMAFTLSLDDFVISYFTQGSGFQTLPIRIYNMTKKTVTPKMYALATIIFFVILALLLLTNLVDEDDTQRIRDARRAKRAGKPARAKRSGSGRRPVRAAVGILTAAALLIAGISIYSSRQETRVLNVYNWGEYISDGSDDSLDTIAAFEDWYKATYGVPVKVNYDTYASNEDMYAKLKSGAVSYDVVIPSDYMIARMEAEDMLLPLNYDNIPNYQYISEDFRGLYYDPDDTYTVPYTYGIVGVIYNANVVDEADTGGWDLMWNPKYAGNILQFNNARDALGTAMYRAGIDVNTTDHADWQQALQALVDQRPLVKSYVMDEIYNMMESGEAAVAAYYAGDYFTMCDAQADSVDLQFYYPENTNYFIDAMCIPTSCRDQELAECFINFMLSREAAVANAEYIYYASPNRLVYDDPEYIDDMGEDTMAILYPDIGSFRDAYNRSAYRNLDQDTLTYVNSLWETLKIN, from the coding sequence ATGAAACGAGCTGCTAAGATCTATACCGCCCTCATCTTCGTGTTCCTGTTCGCGCCGATCGTGATCCTGCTGGTATTCTCGTTCAACGAGGCCAAGAGCCTGTCGGTGTTCTCCGGCTTCTCATTAAAATGGTATCAGGAGCTGTTCCGCGACGGGGAAACGCTCAACGCGCTCAAAAACACGCTCATCCTCGCCGTGATTGCCTCGGTCGTCTCGACCGCGATGGGCACGGCTGCCGCCGTGGGCATGAACCGGATGCGCAACAAATATCTGCGCGCCGCGCTCGACACGGCGACCGACATCCCCATGATGAATCCGGACATCATCACCGGCATTTCGCTGATGCTCATGTTCGTGTTCTTCGGCCGGCTGCTCGGCACGTCCACGAGTCTCGGCTTCTGGTCGATGCTCGCGGCGCACATCACGTTCTGCCTGCCGTATGTCATCATGCAGGTGCTGCCGAAGCTGCAGCAGATGGACCGCTCGCTGCCCGAGGCCGCGATGGATCTCGGCTGCACGCCGGTGCGTGCGTTTTTCCGCGTGGAAGTGCCGGAGATCCTGCCCGGCATCATCACCGGCATGATCATGGCCTTCACGCTCTCGCTTGATGACTTCGTCATCAGCTACTTCACGCAGGGCAGCGGCTTCCAGACGCTCCCGATCCGCATCTACAACATGACGAAAAAGACCGTCACGCCGAAAATGTACGCCCTGGCGACGATCATCTTCTTCGTCATTCTCGCGCTGCTGCTGCTGACGAACCTCGTCGACGAGGACGACACGCAGCGCATCCGCGACGCCCGCCGTGCCAAGCGCGCGGGCAAGCCCGCCCGCGCCAAGCGCAGCGGCAGCGGCCGCCGCCCCGTGCGCGCCGCCGTGGGCATCCTCACCGCCGCCGCGCTGCTCATCGCCGGCATCAGCATCTACAGCAGCCGGCAGGAGACGCGCGTGCTCAACGTCTACAACTGGGGCGAATATATCTCCGACGGCTCGGACGATTCGCTCGACACCATCGCCGCGTTCGAGGACTGGTACAAGGCGACCTACGGCGTGCCCGTCAAGGTCAACTATGACACCTACGCCAGCAACGAGGACATGTACGCCAAGCTCAAGAGCGGCGCCGTGAGCTACGACGTGGTCATCCCGTCTGACTACATGATCGCGCGCATGGAAGCCGAGGACATGCTCCTGCCGCTCAACTACGACAACATCCCGAACTATCAGTATATCTCCGAGGACTTCCGCGGCCTGTACTATGACCCCGACGACACCTACACCGTGCCGTACACCTACGGCATCGTGGGCGTGATCTACAACGCCAATGTCGTGGACGAGGCCGACACCGGCGGCTGGGATCTGATGTGGAACCCGAAATACGCAGGCAACATCCTGCAGTTCAACAACGCGCGCGACGCGCTCGGCACGGCCATGTACCGCGCCGGCATCGACGTCAACACGACCGACCACGCCGACTGGCAGCAGGCACTGCAGGCACTCGTCGACCAGCGCCCGCTCGTCAAGAGCTACGTCATGGATGAGATCTACAACATGATGGAGTCCGGCGAGGCCGCCGTGGCCGCCTACTACGCAGGCGACTACTTCACGATGTGCGACGCACAGGCCGACAGCGTGGATCTGCAGTTTTACTACCCCGAGAACACGAACTACTTCATTGACGCCATGTGCATCCCGACAAGCTGCCGGGATCAGGAGCTGGCCGAGTGCTTCATCAACTTCATGCTCAGCCGCGAGGCCGCCGTGGCCAACGCCGAGTATATCTACTACGCCTCGCCGAACCGGCTCGTGTATGACGACCCGGAGTATATCGACGACATGGGCGAGGACACGATGGCCATCCTCTACCCCGACATCGGTTCGTTCCGCGATGCATACAACCGCAGCGCCTACCGCAACCTCGACCAGGACACGCTGACCTATGTCAACAGTCTCTGGGAGACGCTCAAGATCAACTGA
- a CDS encoding ABC transporter ATP-binding protein has translation MAEENKFLEIVDLKKGYGSGETRQEVLRGMTFSVARGEICVLLGPSGSGKSTLLNIIGGIDSADAGFISIGGDKLEDMGEKALTQYRRKHLGYVFQLYNLIANLNVKENIEVGAYLSDAPLDIDELLHTLGLYEHRHKLPNQLSGGQQQRVSIGRAIVKNPDILLCDEPTGALDYATSKEILQLIENVNKKYGNTVIMVTHNEAIRNMADHVIKLRDGTVRSNESNSRRIPAAELEW, from the coding sequence ATGGCAGAAGAAAACAAATTTCTGGAGATCGTGGACCTGAAAAAGGGCTACGGCAGCGGTGAGACCCGGCAGGAGGTCCTGCGTGGGATGACGTTTTCGGTCGCGCGCGGCGAGATCTGCGTCCTGCTCGGCCCTTCCGGCTCGGGCAAGTCCACCCTGCTGAACATCATCGGCGGGATCGACAGCGCCGACGCGGGCTTCATCTCCATCGGCGGCGACAAGCTCGAGGACATGGGCGAGAAAGCGCTCACGCAGTACCGCCGCAAGCACCTGGGCTACGTCTTTCAGCTCTATAACCTGATCGCCAACCTGAACGTCAAGGAGAACATCGAGGTCGGCGCCTATCTCTCGGACGCGCCGCTGGATATTGACGAGCTGCTGCACACGCTCGGGCTCTACGAGCACCGGCACAAGCTGCCCAACCAGCTCTCCGGCGGCCAGCAGCAGCGCGTGTCCATCGGCCGCGCCATCGTGAAGAATCCGGACATTCTCCTCTGCGACGAGCCGACCGGCGCGCTGGACTATGCCACGTCCAAGGAGATCCTGCAGCTGATCGAAAACGTCAACAAAAAGTACGGCAACACCGTCATCATGGTCACGCACAACGAGGCCATCCGCAACATGGCCGACCACGTCATCAAGCTGCGCGACGGCACCGTGCGCAGCAACGAGAGCAACAGCCGCAGGATTCCGGCCGCCGAGCTCGAATGGTAA
- a CDS encoding ABC transporter permease, which yields MKKRTNPLTRRIPRELAGDWRKYLVVFLFLVLTIGFVSGMYVANESMMRASVDGVTTYKLEYGHFELSRAADDTLLAAIETGDKADVRQFYTDKARRELDEKFPGEFRGQFDSEFRTKFDAEFQNQVKQTLLAGGLDADTAAAMLDTAVAQAKADGTYQSAYSSAYQSAYTSAYNEAYNEAWAKIADEIDEKYADAEEKYDLNDPDFQAVPVTLYENFYRNEDEDHDNDGTSDGTIRVYTQTNDVNLACLIDGAFPVRDDEIAIDRMHADNVGLRTGDTITVGGKTYRISGLIAYVNYATLHEKATDLMFDALKFDVAMVAPGGFARLQKPVHYVYAWQYADVPADETAEKALSDDFLRALLTQTVVAENDLEDYTPRYANPAINFAPDDMGSDEAMGGVLLDILIVIIAFIFAVTINNTITKEASAIGTLRASGYTRGELVRHYLAMPVIVTLAAACVGNALGYTVFKNVVVSMYYNSYSLPTYKTVWNPDAFLRTTLIPVVLMFVVNFLIITRMMRHTPLQFLRHDLKKARRKKALRLPNWSFFARFRLRIIYQNIANYLILFAGVFFIMVMLAMAIGMPSTLKYYQSRTADMMFTNYQYVLKSCEDENGDAVTTQNPDAEAFCMTSLVRKSDVLDEEVSVYGIADGSRYVQIDNLSGLEGNKVYISAPYADKYRLAVGDTFTLDEKYESKQYTFTVAGIYDRCQSIAVFLPMDHYRDIFDLDADAFSGFLSDTEITDIDEDNVATVITERDITKMADQLDHSMGSYMTYFQYLCVLLSAVLIYLLTKLIIEKNENAISMVKILGYENREIARLYLLSTTIVLVLIDAVSVWLGAAAMKLAWREIMFSYSGWFAFHMEPAGYVKMFVFVLLGYAIVTIFDFRRIRKIPMDEALKSAE from the coding sequence ATGAAAAAGAGGACCAATCCCCTGACCCGGCGCATCCCGCGCGAGCTCGCCGGAGACTGGCGCAAGTATCTGGTCGTGTTCCTGTTTCTGGTGCTGACGATCGGCTTCGTGTCCGGCATGTACGTTGCCAACGAGAGCATGATGCGCGCATCCGTCGACGGTGTGACGACCTACAAGCTCGAGTACGGCCACTTCGAGCTCAGCCGCGCCGCGGACGATACGCTGCTCGCCGCGATCGAGACCGGCGACAAGGCGGACGTCCGGCAGTTTTACACCGACAAGGCGCGCCGGGAGCTCGACGAAAAATTCCCTGGGGAATTCCGCGGCCAGTTCGACAGCGAATTCCGCACGAAGTTTGACGCGGAGTTTCAAAACCAGGTGAAGCAGACGCTGCTCGCCGGCGGGCTTGACGCCGACACGGCCGCCGCCATGCTCGACACCGCCGTCGCGCAGGCGAAGGCGGACGGGACATACCAGAGCGCCTATTCCTCCGCCTACCAGAGCGCGTATACTTCCGCCTACAATGAGGCTTATAACGAGGCGTGGGCAAAGATCGCCGACGAGATCGACGAAAAGTATGCCGACGCGGAGGAAAAATACGACCTCAACGACCCGGATTTTCAGGCCGTGCCGGTGACGCTGTATGAAAACTTCTACCGCAACGAGGACGAGGATCACGACAACGACGGCACGTCGGACGGGACCATCCGCGTCTATACCCAGACGAACGATGTGAACCTCGCCTGCCTCATCGACGGCGCGTTCCCGGTGCGCGACGATGAGATTGCCATCGACCGCATGCACGCCGACAACGTCGGTCTGCGCACCGGCGACACGATCACCGTCGGCGGCAAGACCTACCGCATCTCCGGCCTGATCGCCTACGTCAACTACGCCACTCTGCACGAAAAGGCGACGGATCTCATGTTCGACGCGCTGAAGTTTGACGTCGCCATGGTCGCGCCCGGCGGCTTTGCCCGCCTGCAGAAGCCGGTGCACTATGTCTACGCCTGGCAGTATGCCGACGTGCCCGCGGACGAGACGGCCGAGAAGGCGCTGTCGGACGACTTTCTGCGCGCGCTGCTGACGCAAACGGTCGTGGCGGAAAATGATCTCGAGGACTACACGCCGCGCTACGCCAACCCCGCCATCAACTTCGCGCCCGACGACATGGGCTCGGACGAGGCGATGGGCGGCGTGCTGCTCGACATCCTCATCGTGATCATCGCCTTCATCTTCGCCGTCACGATCAACAACACCATCACGAAGGAAGCCTCCGCCATCGGCACGCTGCGCGCCTCCGGCTATACGCGCGGCGAGCTGGTGCGGCACTATCTGGCCATGCCCGTCATCGTGACGCTGGCCGCCGCCTGCGTCGGCAACGCGCTGGGCTACACGGTGTTCAAAAACGTCGTCGTGTCCATGTACTACAACAGCTACAGCCTGCCGACGTACAAGACCGTCTGGAATCCGGACGCTTTCCTGCGCACGACGCTGATCCCGGTCGTGCTGATGTTCGTGGTGAACTTTCTCATCATCACGCGCATGATGCGCCATACGCCGCTGCAGTTTCTGCGCCACGACCTGAAAAAGGCCCGGCGCAAAAAGGCGCTCCGCCTGCCAAACTGGAGCTTCTTCGCCCGCTTCCGGCTGCGCATCATCTACCAGAACATCGCAAACTACCTCATTTTGTTCGCCGGCGTGTTCTTCATCATGGTCATGCTGGCCATGGCCATCGGTATGCCCAGCACGCTCAAGTATTACCAGAGCCGGACGGCCGACATGATGTTTACAAACTACCAGTACGTGCTCAAATCCTGCGAGGACGAAAATGGCGACGCCGTCACGACGCAAAACCCGGACGCGGAAGCCTTCTGCATGACCTCCCTCGTGCGCAAGAGCGACGTGCTCGACGAGGAAGTCAGCGTCTACGGCATCGCGGACGGCAGCCGCTACGTGCAGATCGATAACCTCTCCGGGCTGGAAGGCAATAAGGTCTACATCTCCGCGCCCTATGCCGACAAATACCGTCTGGCCGTCGGCGACACGTTCACGCTGGACGAAAAGTACGAGAGCAAGCAGTACACCTTCACGGTCGCCGGCATCTATGACCGCTGCCAGAGCATCGCCGTGTTCCTGCCGATGGATCATTACCGCGACATCTTCGACCTCGACGCGGATGCTTTCTCGGGCTTTCTGTCCGACACGGAGATCACGGACATCGACGAGGACAACGTTGCGACCGTCATCACCGAGCGCGACATCACGAAGATGGCCGATCAGCTCGACCACTCGATGGGCTCCTACATGACCTATTTCCAGTACCTGTGCGTGCTGCTGTCGGCCGTACTGATCTACCTGCTGACCAAGCTCATCATTGAAAAGAACGAAAACGCCATCTCCATGGTGAAGATCCTCGGCTATGAAAACCGG